From the Lampris incognitus isolate fLamInc1 chromosome 10, fLamInc1.hap2, whole genome shotgun sequence genome, one window contains:
- the igfals gene encoding insulin-like growth factor-binding protein complex acid labile subunit, translating into MQTIVLLVLWALGTSLVLPDPDTGGEKVTEEPIPCSKGCTCLHDDYSLELNVYCSARNLTQVPSDMPVSTHALWLDANLFTSLPAGAFKDLTNLDFLNLQSGQLVTLDPQVFKGLRSLAHIHLERNRLRSLPGTIFQNTPNLASLSLHNNQLSRIEERLFTGLSHMWLLNLGWNSLAVLPETAFHDLHGLRELVLAGNRLAYLQPQLFQSLTELKELDLTGNYLKVIKANVFLKLPKLQKLYLAQNQIVTVVPRAFVGMKSLRWLDLTNNRITTLHDETFLGLHSLHVLRLSNNSIAGIRPRTFRDLQYLEELRLSYNRIRALGEKVFEGLGHLEVLELEHNQLQEAQVGSFTGLSHVAVINLSGSCFHSLPDQVFKGLSKLHSLHLDRGCLTKVTTQAFTGLSSLRRLFLQHNNISMVEHQSFADLVGLLGLDMSFNNLEAIMSHTFFGLKNLEYLLLSNNLFRQFLQNGTKQQLPKLRYLDLRDNALTSIYPDLPEGLEKLLLSGNQWQCDCSTLPLRNYSLRNPLVIPRQVETHAEGEEPDTTITIYNNITCSSPPSLVGRDLRDIGNEPFLNC; encoded by the coding sequence ATGCAAACCATTGTACTGTTGGTGCTGTGGGCACTGGGAACATCGTTGGTGTTGCCAGACCCTGACACAGGGGGTGAGAAAGTGACTGAGGAGCCTATTCCATGTTCAAAAGGATGCACATGCCTACATGACGACTACAGCTTAGAGCTCAATGTGTACTGCAGTGCACGTAACTTAACGCAAGTACCATCTGACATGCCTGTCTCCACACATGCCCTCTGGCTGGATGCCAACTTATTTACCTCTCTCCCAGCGGGCGCATTTAAGGATCTTACCAATCTGGACTTTCTGAATCTACAAAGCGGCCAGCTTGTGACGCTTGACCCTCAGGTGTTCAAAGGGCTCAGGTCGCTAGCTCACATACACCTTGAACGCAACCGCCTCCGGTCATTACCAGGTACAATTTTCCAGAACACACCTAACCTCGCTTCCCTCAGTCTCCATAATAACCAGCTATCGCGCATTGAGGAGAGGCTGTTTACTGGCCTCTCGCATATGTGGCTTCTAAACCTGGGGTGGAACTCCTTAGCAGTCCTGCCAGAGACAGCTTTCCATGACCTACATGGCCTACGTGAGCTGGTCCTGGCAGGGAACCGACTGGCCTACTTGCAGCCGCAGCTCTTTCAAAGTCTCACTGAACTTAAAGAGTTGGATCTGACGGGAAATTACCTTAAGGTCATCAAAGCTAATGTGTTTCTGAAACTCCCGAAACTGCAAAAGCTCTACCTCGCTCAGAATCAGATTGTCACGGTGGTACCAAGGGCATTTGTAGGCATGAAGTCACTCAGGTGGTTGGACCTCACAAACAATAGGATAACAACTCTCCACGATGAGACTTTCTTGGGTCTCCACAGTCTTCATGTGCTGCGTCTCTCCAACAACTCCATTGCAGGAATAAGGCCCAGGACCTTCCGGGACCTGCAGTACTTAGAAGAGCTACGTCTCAGTTACAACAGGATCCGTGCCCTTGGTGAGAAGGTCTTTGAAGGACTTGGTCATTTGGAGGTGCTGGAGCTGGAGCACAACCAGCTGCAGGAGGCCCAAGTGGGCAGTTTCACAGGCCTCTCTCACGTGGCTGTCATCAACCTGTCCGGAAGCTGTTTCCACAGTCTGCCAGACCAAGTCTTCAAAGGTCTGTCAAAGCTGCACAGTCTTCATCTGGACAGGGGTTGTCTAACAAAGGTCACAACTCAGGCTTTTACAGGACTCTCCAGTCTAAGGCGGCTCttcctgcaacacaacaacatcTCCATGGTGGAACACCAGAGCTTTGCTGATCTTGTAGGCCTGCTGGGATTAGATATGAGTTTCAACAATTTGGAGGCTATCATGAGCCACACATTTTTTGGCCTTAAAAATCTGGAATACTTGCTCCTTTCCAACAATCTTTTCCGGCAATTTCTGCAAAATGGCACAAAGCAGCAACTGCCAAAGCTGCGCTATCTTGATCTGAGAGACAATGCTCTGACCAGCATTTATCCCGATTTACCAGAGGGTTTGGAAAAGCTGTTATTGTCAGGAAACCAGTGGCAATGTGACTGCAGTACCCTTCCACTCAGAAACTACAGTTTGAGGAATCCGTTGGTGATACCTCGGCAGGTGGAGACCCATGCAGAGGGCGAAGAGCCTGACACTACCATCACCATATACAACAACATTACGTGCAGCAGCCCACCAAGCCTTGTAGGCCGGGACCTTCGGGATATTGGCAATGAACCCTTCCTTAACTGCTAA